A region of Streptomyces deccanensis DNA encodes the following proteins:
- a CDS encoding intradiol ring-cleavage dioxygenase — protein sequence MTRRKVVVAGAGAVAAVGLGGAMAANAFAGERRGSAGEGSAPLPRPSEECYQLTSEAMEGPYYIDADKIRRDVTEDKEGIPLILRLKVIDSETCRPVRDAAVDIWHCDAVGVYSGYEDMGNGDGGGPAPTAPPPSGDPSGPPPGGHQEPTDDTRYLRGTWRTDRQGFVTFRTVFPGWYRGRCVHIHLKVHVNGAWTDAGYEGGNTCHTGQLYFDEESVLASAEVEPYASNTAERTTLDEDFIYDGNGAQGGLLRLRYDRGDIAQGVRASLTVGVDPEATNEG from the coding sequence GTGACGCGTCGTAAGGTCGTCGTGGCCGGGGCGGGTGCCGTGGCGGCGGTGGGCCTCGGCGGCGCCATGGCGGCGAACGCCTTCGCGGGAGAGCGGAGAGGGAGCGCGGGCGAGGGCTCCGCGCCCTTACCCCGTCCCTCGGAGGAGTGCTATCAGCTGACCTCCGAGGCCATGGAGGGCCCGTACTACATCGACGCCGACAAGATCCGCCGGGACGTGACCGAGGACAAGGAGGGCATCCCCCTCATCCTGCGTCTCAAGGTGATCGACTCCGAGACGTGCCGGCCGGTGCGCGACGCGGCCGTCGACATCTGGCACTGCGACGCGGTGGGTGTCTACTCCGGCTACGAGGACATGGGCAACGGTGACGGCGGCGGCCCGGCCCCCACCGCCCCGCCGCCGAGCGGTGATCCCTCCGGTCCGCCCCCGGGCGGCCACCAGGAGCCGACGGACGACACCCGCTATCTGCGCGGCACCTGGCGGACGGACCGGCAGGGCTTCGTCACGTTCAGGACCGTCTTCCCGGGCTGGTACCGGGGCCGGTGCGTGCACATCCACCTCAAGGTGCACGTCAACGGTGCGTGGACGGACGCCGGTTACGAGGGCGGCAACACCTGCCACACCGGGCAGCTCTACTTCGACGAGGAGTCCGTCCTCGCGTCCGCCGAGGTCGAGCCGTACGCGTCGAACACGGCGGAGCGCACGACGCTCGACGAGGACTTCATCTACGACGGCAACGGCGCCCAAGGCGGACTGCTGAGACTCCGCTACGACCGGGGGGACATCGCGCAGGGCGTGCGGGCCTCGCTCACGGTGGGCGTGGACCCGGAGGCGACCAACGAGGGGTAG